A genomic window from Pseudanabaena yagii GIHE-NHR1 includes:
- a CDS encoding pentapeptide repeat-containing protein: MSKGVWERLWDLMNTKISISELTQGSVDTTKTFLDLSKALNENKSLPELTPLISQVSSLLDVLNLPIVQVVGAGLPFVSIASKLLQFYLNSTKEDPSLEDCVELVGQAAYLESFKKFFSDDDANKHLLEKLNEAKASDRLQKQIAQFSKSLTLTESDARTVLLCFHDSKLADGLTPIVLARLVEAGIEEGQAKIIVERISRMTHRDIKPALAEIKDKVKKLSVIYGSEWQREIETYDSIDRYLKEVIAEKPKEKVFEENFGFEDIYVELQVEAIAKNNNNSEPQFIEEWALGLLNDESKSGQVLFIQGEPGRGKSVFCRMFADRVRRELYPIWIPILIRLRDIDISAYDFDILLRNSVNTDFARSDNGWLTDRNTRFLFILDGFDELLLQRGRDRSLKDFLERVSSFQDGCKNIKERGHRIVITGRPLALFGIEREMRPNLERVKILDMSPEVQTSWLKKWAVLKGEYAAQKFQDFISDDQCPEQVKTLAKEPLLLYLLAAMHGDNRFKIEDFQKAGNSAKILIYDATLDWVLTKQRNDKLNPRLTSLDVEDIRDILKEAGLCVAQSGGECASLEVIEARLAPELKNALEDARKDQDKDTLPVALATFYLKAADGKNNSMEFLHKSFGEFLCAERLVDSLLAWSRQKPDPRRASRQVLEVEDKDLEWQVYDLLGFGALTSEIVEYLVALIEREFKGKDDDFARLFERLYGFYWAWSDGDFIEAVESDGEPMPLRKARLMQKQGVAIGQRKVDVYTGLNVLILMFTFHRYAQANSELKDKVSFHPCNYSSKDDAIDHPRQLLRIIGYGQCIEDGGFIEIVGKFLNNANLSEATLWNADLTGADLMQANLMQANLLQAELHSVNLMQANLMQANFIQANLFNVNLMQANLCEANLCEANLMQANLSDADLSYADLSDADLSYADLSYADLSDANLRDADLSDANLSDANLSKANLSKANLNKANLSGANLSGADLSDVNLSDINLSNANLSGTDLSYVNLSGADLSYANLSGADFSKADLSGANLSKANLSDANLSAYLSGANLSDANLSDANLSNADLSNANLSNADLSGANLNDAILIGANLHDAILSGAILSGAILSGAILYRANLSYISSNEGAIWSSARGLNKAINVPDALVSNPQFRAAVLLGNGSDLVVSGNVDGAIAAYSEAQTIDPKLEISAFYWNRLGWFGSLHNRATDVLFACEKAVELEKSAKHHNTRGLARALTGNLTGAIEDFEAAINSGELEGEMLEKRQHWLEALKSGINPFTPEKLEALRASEEATS, from the coding sequence ATGTCAAAGGGTGTGTGGGAAAGGCTATGGGATCTGATGAATACCAAGATCTCGATTAGTGAATTAACACAGGGAAGTGTTGACACTACTAAGACATTTTTGGATTTATCTAAGGCATTAAACGAAAATAAGTCGCTTCCCGAATTAACGCCTTTAATTAGTCAGGTTTCTTCACTGCTAGATGTTTTGAATTTACCCATTGTGCAGGTGGTGGGAGCAGGACTGCCATTTGTCTCGATCGCTAGTAAGTTGTTGCAGTTTTATCTGAATAGCACTAAGGAAGATCCATCCTTAGAAGATTGTGTGGAACTGGTAGGACAGGCGGCTTATTTAGAGAGTTTTAAGAAGTTTTTTAGTGATGATGATGCTAATAAGCATTTGTTGGAGAAGTTAAATGAGGCAAAAGCCTCTGATCGCCTTCAGAAACAAATTGCACAATTTAGCAAGAGTCTTACTTTAACTGAGTCTGATGCTAGGACAGTTTTACTTTGCTTTCATGACTCGAAGTTGGCGGATGGGTTGACTCCTATTGTTTTGGCGCGATTGGTTGAGGCGGGGATCGAGGAGGGGCAAGCGAAGATTATTGTCGAGCGGATTTCGCGGATGACACATCGGGATATTAAACCTGCGTTGGCGGAGATTAAGGACAAGGTGAAGAAGCTATCTGTGATTTATGGTAGTGAGTGGCAGCGTGAGATAGAAACCTATGACAGCATCGATCGCTATTTAAAAGAGGTGATTGCTGAGAAGCCTAAAGAAAAAGTCTTTGAGGAGAATTTTGGATTTGAAGATATTTATGTGGAGTTGCAGGTTGAGGCGATCGCAAAAAATAACAACAATAGCGAACCTCAGTTCATCGAAGAATGGGCGTTAGGTTTACTCAATGATGAGAGCAAATCGGGACAGGTGTTATTTATCCAAGGGGAACCGGGGCGGGGGAAGAGTGTGTTTTGTCGGATGTTTGCCGATCGCGTAAGGCGGGAGCTATATCCGATTTGGATTCCGATTTTAATTAGATTGCGGGATATTGACATCTCAGCATATGATTTTGATATTTTGCTGCGGAATTCGGTAAATACGGATTTTGCGCGGAGTGATAATGGCTGGTTGACGGATCGGAATACGCGATTTTTGTTTATTTTGGATGGGTTTGATGAACTTCTGTTACAACGTGGGCGCGATCGCAGTCTCAAGGATTTTCTAGAGCGTGTTTCTAGTTTTCAAGATGGTTGCAAAAATATTAAGGAGCGTGGACATCGGATCGTTATTACGGGTAGACCACTTGCGCTGTTTGGGATTGAGCGTGAGATGCGTCCCAATTTGGAACGGGTGAAAATCCTTGATATGAGTCCAGAAGTTCAGACGAGTTGGTTGAAGAAATGGGCGGTACTTAAAGGAGAATATGCGGCTCAAAAATTTCAAGATTTTATTAGCGACGATCAATGTCCTGAGCAGGTAAAGACCTTGGCAAAAGAGCCATTGTTATTGTATCTATTGGCAGCGATGCACGGGGATAATAGGTTTAAGATTGAGGACTTCCAGAAGGCGGGGAACAGTGCCAAAATTTTGATTTACGATGCGACTCTAGACTGGGTTTTGACCAAACAGCGTAATGACAAACTTAATCCACGTTTGACAAGTTTAGATGTAGAAGATATTCGCGATATTTTGAAGGAGGCGGGTTTGTGTGTGGCTCAGTCTGGGGGAGAATGTGCTTCTTTGGAGGTGATTGAAGCAAGGTTAGCACCCGAACTAAAAAATGCTCTTGAGGATGCTCGGAAGGATCAAGATAAAGATACTTTGCCTGTGGCGTTGGCGACTTTTTATCTGAAGGCGGCGGATGGTAAAAATAATTCGATGGAGTTTCTGCATAAGAGTTTTGGTGAGTTTCTTTGTGCAGAGCGTTTGGTTGATAGTTTGTTGGCATGGTCGAGACAAAAGCCCGATCCACGCCGAGCTAGTCGCCAAGTTTTGGAAGTAGAGGATAAAGATTTAGAGTGGCAGGTTTACGATTTATTGGGATTTGGAGCGCTCACTTCTGAGATTGTGGAATATTTGGTGGCTTTGATTGAAAGGGAATTTAAAGGCAAAGACGATGATTTTGCAAGGCTGTTTGAGCGCTTATATGGGTTTTATTGGGCTTGGAGTGATGGGGACTTTATTGAGGCGGTTGAGTCAGATGGAGAGCCTATGCCACTTAGGAAAGCACGTTTGATGCAGAAGCAAGGTGTCGCGATCGGACAACGTAAGGTTGATGTTTATACAGGCTTGAATGTTTTGATCCTGATGTTTACTTTCCATCGTTATGCTCAAGCAAATTCAGAACTAAAAGACAAAGTTTCATTTCATCCTTGCAATTACAGTTCAAAAGATGACGCGATCGATCACCCAAGACAATTGCTCCGTATTATTGGTTATGGTCAATGCATTGAAGATGGTGGCTTTATCGAAATAGTCGGCAAATTTTTAAACAATGCAAACCTCAGTGAAGCAACACTGTGGAACGCAGACCTCACTGGCGCAGACCTCATGCAAGCAAACCTCATGCAAGCAAACCTCTTGCAAGCAGAACTACATAGCGTAAATCTCATGCAAGCAAACCTCATGCAAGCAAACTTCATTCAAGCAAACCTATTTAACGTAAATCTCATGCAAGCAAACCTATGTGAAGCAAACCTATGTGAAGCAAACCTCATGCAAGCAAACCTCAGTGACGCAGACCTCAGTTACGCAGACCTCAGTGACGCAGACCTCAGTTACGCAGACCTCAGTTACGCAGACCTCAGTGACGCAAACCTTCGTGACGCAGACCTCAGTGACGCAAACCTCAGTGACGCAAACCTTAGTAAAGCAAACCTTAGTAAAGCAAACCTTAATAAAGCAAACCTCAGTGGTGCAAACCTCAGTGGTGCAGACCTCAGTGACGTAAACCTCAGTGACATAAACCTCAGTAACGCAAACCTCAGTGGTACAGACCTCAGTTACGTAAACCTCAGTGGTGCAGACCTCAGTTACGCAAACCTCAGTGGTGCAGACTTCAGTAAAGCAGACCTCAGTGGTGCAAACCTTAGTAAAGCAAACCTCAGTGACGCAAACCTTAGTGCATACCTCAGTGGTGCAAACCTCAGTGACGCAAACCTCAGTGACGCAAACCTTAGTAACGCAGACCTTAGTAACGCAAACCTTAGTAACGCAGACCTCAGTGGTGCAAACCTCAATGACGCAATCCTCATTGGCGCAAACCTCCATGACGCAATCCTCAGTGGCGCAATCCTCAGTGGCGCAATCCTCAGTGGCGCAATCCTCTATCGCGCAAACCTCAGTTATATTTCATCAAATGAAGGTGCAATTTGGTCAAGCGCTAGAGGCTTAAATAAAGCAATTAATGTACCTGACGCTTTAGTTAGCAATCCGCAATTTAGAGCAGCAGTTTTGCTGGGCAATGGTTCAGATTTGGTTGTTTCTGGCAATGTGGATGGAGCAATTGCAGCTTATTCCGAAGCACAAACAATCGATCCTAAATTGGAGATTTCTGCATTTTACTGGAATCGATTAGGCTGGTTTGGTAGCCTGCATAATCGCGCTACTGATGTTCTATTTGCCTGCGAGAAGGCTGTTGAATTAGAAAAATCTGCAAAACATCATAATACTCGTGGTCTAGCAAGAGCGTTAACTGGCAACTTGACTGGTGCAATTGAAGATTTTGAAGCTGCAATCAACAGTGGTGAACTTGAAGGAGAAATGTTAGAAAAGCGACAACATTGGCTTGAAGCTTTAAAATCTGGCATTAATCCATTTACACCCGAAAAACTAGAAGCATTGAGAGCTAGCGAGGAGGCAACATCATGA
- a CDS encoding AAA family ATPase, producing MNIKCISEVTAQRYKNLDLEQGLKLSEGLNIFIGSNGSGKSNFITLLNFLKESISGNAFLDSNGASRFIQAISNLGDSRILNARYLLPEKVNLSFSFVTENTNNKLKLNLSILCSDKIFPYISEESLLQVSDLHGSAFYYHFPYQSNDYGAIFEPQDNSHYAKSKIVQTKEISLSIIPSLLENIENPPNLKPLYSVCRQIINLVADWQFYSANNMNLKEIRNAEPEIGSPEKYLNPDCENLALVLDNLIQESIDFEDQLNVIMRDIVPQTKRIRPIRTGRTRISIEWHLQNTKRPLYLDEMSDGTVRMLCWAIILNSPNLPSLIVIDEPEVGLHVQWLSYLAEWIKNAAARTQVIITTHSPDLLDKFTDRLENVHVFEASNPEQTLFHVKTLSKERLQDRLDEGWELGDLYRVGEPEVGGWAL from the coding sequence ATGAACATAAAATGTATTAGCGAAGTCACCGCCCAAAGATATAAAAATCTTGATTTAGAGCAAGGTTTAAAACTTAGCGAAGGATTAAACATCTTTATTGGTTCTAATGGCTCTGGCAAAAGTAATTTTATTACATTACTCAATTTCTTAAAAGAGAGTATTTCTGGCAATGCTTTCCTAGACAGCAACGGAGCATCAAGATTCATACAAGCTATATCTAATCTAGGTGATTCAAGGATATTAAATGCACGATATTTATTGCCAGAAAAAGTCAATCTGTCATTTAGCTTTGTTACCGAAAATACTAACAATAAACTAAAACTCAATCTTTCCATCCTTTGCTCAGACAAAATTTTTCCATACATATCTGAAGAGTCCTTGTTACAAGTTAGCGATCTTCATGGGAGTGCTTTTTATTATCACTTTCCATATCAATCAAATGATTATGGAGCTATTTTTGAACCTCAAGATAATTCCCATTACGCAAAATCAAAAATAGTTCAAACCAAAGAAATCTCTTTATCAATTATCCCAAGCTTATTAGAGAATATAGAAAACCCTCCAAATCTTAAACCTTTGTACAGTGTTTGTCGTCAGATTATTAATCTTGTAGCTGATTGGCAATTTTACAGTGCTAATAATATGAATCTTAAAGAGATTCGTAATGCAGAACCAGAAATTGGATCTCCAGAGAAATATCTCAATCCTGACTGTGAAAACCTCGCCCTAGTCCTAGACAATCTCATCCAAGAAAGCATCGACTTTGAAGACCAACTCAACGTCATCATGCGCGACATCGTGCCACAAACAAAACGCATTCGCCCCATCAGAACAGGTAGAACCAGAATTAGCATTGAATGGCATTTACAAAATACCAAACGTCCCCTATACCTTGATGAAATGTCCGATGGCACAGTCAGAATGCTATGTTGGGCAATCATCCTCAACTCTCCTAACTTACCCTCCCTCATCGTCATTGACGAGCCAGAAGTCGGCTTACACGTTCAATGGTTGAGCTATCTCGCTGAATGGATAAAAAACGCCGCCGCTAGAACACAGGTGATCATCACCACCCATAGCCCCGACCTATTAGATAAATTTACAGACCGTCTCGAAAATGTCCATGTCTTTGAAGCCTCCAACCCAGAGCAAACTCTATTCCATGTCAAAACCCTATCCAAAGAACGCCTCCAAGATCGTCTAGATGAAGGATGGGAACTTGGCGATCTTTATCGGGTAGGTGAACCTGAAGTCGGAGGCTGGGCGCTGTGA
- a CDS encoding DUF4276 family protein yields the protein MIVWVFAGGGQSEISGLLPYLRREFPNCDFQRVTPVSNKEGIKPNKLGAKPKTDRASQALTGKSLLKEIEERLNHKFRLNDPMCDLILIFDDLDYPSQGTNDPNEFCQQKSQEFGDLLNQVWQNNPNIPPVNHIIGFAKPELESWVIADWDQTLARDPDFRDKCKAMQHWLVSDRQLSFKDPEDFGLDPAFPQSYHQKLSNAIIQASEQKEGMRYSKQLHTARFIKQLDSAIAQQKCPEFRKFFTSLSRLTSPSKS from the coding sequence GTGATCGTATGGGTATTTGCAGGAGGTGGACAATCGGAAATATCAGGACTACTTCCCTACTTACGCAGAGAATTTCCAAATTGTGACTTCCAAAGAGTGACACCAGTTAGTAATAAGGAAGGAATCAAACCCAACAAACTAGGTGCAAAACCTAAGACGGATCGAGCATCTCAAGCCTTAACAGGCAAGTCATTGCTCAAAGAAATTGAAGAGAGATTAAATCATAAATTCAGATTAAATGATCCCATGTGCGATCTCATTTTGATTTTTGACGATCTCGACTATCCATCCCAAGGCACTAACGATCCAAACGAGTTCTGTCAACAGAAATCTCAAGAATTTGGAGATCTCCTCAATCAAGTATGGCAAAATAACCCCAACATTCCGCCAGTTAATCACATCATCGGATTCGCCAAGCCAGAATTAGAGTCTTGGGTGATAGCCGATTGGGATCAAACTTTAGCCAGAGATCCCGACTTTCGTGATAAATGTAAGGCAATGCAGCACTGGCTCGTAAGCGATCGCCAACTATCCTTTAAAGATCCTGAAGATTTTGGGCTAGATCCCGCATTTCCCCAGAGCTATCATCAAAAACTTTCCAACGCGATTATCCAAGCTTCAGAACAAAAAGAAGGAATGAGATATTCCAAACAACTGCATACCGCCCGTTTTATCAAGCAACTTGACTCGGCGATCGCCCAACAAAAATGTCCAGAATTCCGCAAATTTTTCACCAGCCTATCACGGCTCACAAGTCCATCAAAGAGCTAA
- a CDS encoding FAD-dependent thymidylate synthase encodes MFQPQAAIIADSINLTGDRLTTFVLTYHRMIHSEFMTHRMLSKNSSSSRAIPVEKMIKLVESQEVYPLHWGKNQKGMSAQTEVTEAEIQAAAAVWQEARLDAIRHARRLVDIGIHKQVVNRLLEPFSTITVICSGTEYQNFFEQRCHPDAQPEIQDLANKMKAAYDASQPKQLNSGEWHLPLIKQEDIDEISDIHELVKVAVGRCARVSYLNHDGVRSLADDVKLHDRLLTSKPAHLSPFEHVASALPNSEKRANFTGFQAYRFDLERNKLRK; translated from the coding sequence ATGTTTCAACCCCAAGCCGCAATCATCGCTGACAGCATTAACTTAACAGGCGATCGCCTGACCACCTTTGTGCTGACCTACCACCGCATGATTCACTCAGAATTCATGACCCATCGAATGCTCAGCAAAAACAGCAGCAGTAGTCGAGCCATTCCCGTCGAGAAAATGATCAAACTCGTCGAGAGTCAAGAAGTCTATCCATTACATTGGGGCAAAAATCAAAAGGGAATGTCCGCCCAAACCGAAGTAACCGAAGCTGAAATCCAAGCCGCCGCAGCAGTATGGCAAGAAGCCAGACTCGATGCAATCCGTCATGCGCGGCGACTAGTGGACATTGGTATTCATAAACAAGTGGTTAATCGCCTTTTGGAACCATTCTCCACAATTACCGTAATTTGTTCGGGAACCGAATATCAAAACTTCTTTGAACAACGCTGTCATCCTGACGCACAGCCTGAAATTCAAGATTTAGCTAATAAAATGAAAGCTGCCTATGATGCGAGTCAACCAAAGCAATTAAACTCAGGAGAATGGCATTTGCCACTGATTAAGCAAGAGGATATTGACGAAATTAGCGATATTCATGAATTAGTGAAAGTTGCCGTGGGACGCTGTGCTAGAGTCAGTTATCTCAATCATGATGGGGTGCGTAGTCTAGCCGATGATGTGAAACTGCACGATCGCCTATTAACTTCTAAACCTGCTCACCTATCACCCTTTGAGCATGTCGCAAGTGCCCTTCCTAATTCTGAGAAACGCGCCAATTTTACTGGTTTCCAAGCCTATCGATTTGATCTAGAACGTAATAAGCTCAGGAAGTGA
- a CDS encoding tetratricopeptide repeat protein codes for MDSLRSLADEIIVVDTGSSDRTISIAKKYQARVFHFEWCDDFAQARNYAIAQAKGKWILVIDADEVLEQSAIAILQEVMQQDDCLAVNLMRSEIGAKQAPYSLILRLFRNHPEITFTGIYHESIDQSVASWQSKEPHWRILNVEVPVLLHYGYMDSEIQLRDKYEFAQRLMHKHLEEFPEDSYMLNKLGALYINNPDSDRDFGISLLQKGLSLIDDTDQQNLTRCEIYYHLGLAYQQNEDWELAKQAYNQVIELDVPNLVKLSAYVNLGNIYQELNQKEAIAYFEKVTQIAPNFAQGHFNYGIALKTSGRFIEAIAAYQKAISLEPDYADAHQNLGVVLMKAGYFPEAIASFTKAIKLHEQQQNYETAAILRSALQEFQ; via the coding sequence TTGGATAGTCTACGATCGCTTGCCGATGAAATCATTGTCGTCGATACAGGATCAAGCGATCGCACTATCTCTATTGCCAAAAAATATCAGGCGCGAGTATTTCACTTTGAGTGGTGTGATGATTTTGCACAGGCGCGGAACTATGCGATCGCACAGGCTAAGGGTAAATGGATTTTAGTAATTGATGCTGATGAAGTTTTAGAGCAAAGTGCGATCGCCATTTTGCAAGAGGTGATGCAACAGGATGATTGTTTAGCCGTAAATTTGATGCGATCGGAAATTGGCGCGAAGCAAGCCCCCTATTCCCTCATCTTACGTCTATTCCGCAATCATCCTGAGATTACCTTTACGGGCATCTATCATGAATCCATTGATCAATCGGTAGCATCATGGCAGTCAAAAGAACCACATTGGAGAATCCTCAATGTGGAAGTTCCTGTCTTGTTGCATTATGGCTATATGGATAGCGAAATTCAACTCAGGGATAAGTATGAGTTTGCTCAAAGGTTAATGCACAAGCATTTGGAAGAATTTCCAGAGGATAGTTATATGCTCAATAAACTAGGGGCTTTGTATATCAATAACCCCGATAGTGATCGCGATTTTGGGATTTCTCTATTACAAAAGGGCTTATCATTAATTGATGATACCGATCAACAGAACTTAACTCGCTGTGAGATTTATTACCATTTGGGGCTTGCCTATCAGCAAAATGAGGATTGGGAATTAGCGAAACAAGCTTATAACCAAGTCATCGAGCTTGATGTTCCCAATCTCGTCAAATTATCTGCTTATGTCAATTTAGGAAATATCTATCAAGAGCTTAATCAAAAGGAAGCGATCGCCTATTTTGAAAAGGTTACTCAAATTGCGCCTAACTTTGCTCAAGGACATTTTAATTATGGAATTGCGCTCAAAACTTCAGGACGTTTTATCGAAGCGATCGCCGCTTATCAAAAGGCTATTTCTCTAGAACCAGACTATGCTGATGCCCATCAAAATTTGGGTGTGGTGCTGATGAAGGCGGGATATTTCCCAGAAGCGATCGCCTCTTTTACTAAAGCCATTAAACTCCATGAGCAGCAACAAAATTACGAAACTGCGGCAATATTGCGATCGGCGTTGCAGGAGTTCCAATAA
- a CDS encoding DUF2459 domain-containing protein, with the protein MSRKRKIAILLGVLLGIAVAIASYFLYCPSPVAGLFPPPPNAKTRTIYFVQHDWHSGLAWAQRDKENFGAEAWKDAPFVEVGWGDRQFYFAGDQSIPSMLRAVFIPSDSVMHVASFVESPEQFFKFPVFKIELSEVGFQNLFTYVKQTFSVNETGDRLAAIGKGQYGVSNFYAAVPRYFSLFNCNTWAAEALRQAGVSICPNRALLAKNLAEQLKPQ; encoded by the coding sequence GTGTCCCGCAAAAGAAAAATTGCGATATTGTTAGGCGTGTTATTGGGGATTGCAGTAGCGATCGCTAGTTATTTTCTCTATTGCCCTAGCCCTGTTGCGGGACTGTTTCCACCACCCCCCAATGCCAAGACTCGGACAATTTATTTTGTGCAGCATGACTGGCATTCAGGCTTAGCATGGGCGCAACGTGATAAAGAGAACTTTGGAGCAGAAGCATGGAAGGATGCGCCATTTGTGGAAGTGGGATGGGGCGATCGCCAATTTTATTTTGCAGGCGATCAATCAATTCCTTCGATGCTGCGAGCAGTTTTTATTCCATCGGATAGCGTGATGCATGTAGCAAGCTTTGTAGAATCACCCGAACAATTTTTCAAATTTCCCGTTTTTAAAATTGAATTATCGGAAGTCGGGTTTCAAAATTTATTTACCTATGTGAAACAGACTTTTTCGGTAAATGAAACAGGCGATCGCTTAGCAGCGATCGGTAAGGGGCAGTATGGGGTGAGCAATTTTTATGCAGCAGTTCCTAGATATTTCTCTTTGTTTAACTGCAACACATGGGCTGCCGAAGCTTTGCGTCAAGCAGGGGTTTCTATCTGTCCTAATCGCGCTCTGTTAGCCAAAAATCTTGCCGAACAACTAAAACCCCAATAA
- a CDS encoding Uma2 family endonuclease produces MVSQLTISSTEVIYPESDGQPMASNTTHFIWIVTIKENLDWFFSQNQNSDLKIFVAGDLLWYPVEGRNDLSTAPDIMVAIGRPRGHRGSYKQWLEDNIAPQIVFEILSPSNTKEEMDKKLLFYDRYGVQEYYIYDYEANRLLVWLRQSDSLSPLVIVRGWQSPRLGIQFEITDETLKMFHADGTPFLNYAEIQDLLVQERQRADAEKQRADRLEAKLRELGIEP; encoded by the coding sequence ATGGTTTCGCAGCTAACCATCTCATCAACTGAAGTTATTTACCCCGAAAGCGATGGGCAACCCATGGCAAGCAATACCACGCATTTTATTTGGATCGTCACAATCAAAGAAAATCTTGACTGGTTCTTTAGTCAAAATCAAAATAGCGATCTCAAGATTTTTGTTGCAGGGGATTTGTTGTGGTATCCAGTCGAAGGACGTAATGATCTCTCCACTGCTCCCGATATCATGGTTGCGATCGGTAGACCAAGGGGACATCGCGGCTCTTACAAACAATGGCTAGAAGATAATATTGCTCCACAGATTGTATTTGAGATTCTCTCTCCATCTAATACGAAAGAAGAGATGGATAAGAAACTCCTATTTTACGATCGCTATGGAGTGCAGGAGTATTACATTTATGACTACGAAGCCAACCGCTTATTAGTGTGGTTGAGGCAAAGTGATAGCCTATCACCTCTGGTTATTGTGCGAGGGTGGCAAAGCCCCAGATTAGGAATTCAGTTTGAAATTACCGATGAAACCTTAAAAATGTTTCATGCCGATGGGACTCCGTTTTTAAATTATGCCGAAATCCAAGATTTACTCGTCCAAGAGCGCCAACGTGCTGATGCGGAAAAACAACGTGCTGATCGCCTTGAGGCAAAACTGAGAGAATTGGGAATTGAGCCATAA